In Sulfurimonas hongkongensis, the following proteins share a genomic window:
- a CDS encoding nucleotidyl transferase AbiEii/AbiGii toxin family protein, whose amino-acid sequence MQDLKNLNCLLPKTKKLLLDMIEKCSYLHKYVLVGGSALTLHIYHRKSEYLDFFTYDDSFDKREIFDFIKGFESKEIINQTDTQMDLLLNGVKVTFFNAKWNFLKPQKIVDFNLATIEMIAAMKVNVLFLRAKYRDYYDIYFLVKKCMGLKDIYRASENIVEGVTFKLFAVALIYIDDIEDDNIDYLEPIKKIKKEAIRDFFQKELQK is encoded by the coding sequence ATGCAAGATTTGAAAAACTTAAACTGCTTGCTTCCTAAGACTAAAAAACTACTTCTTGATATGATAGAAAAATGTAGTTATTTACACAAGTATGTATTGGTAGGTGGCAGTGCCTTAACATTGCATATATATCATAGAAAAAGTGAATATTTAGATTTTTTTACTTACGATGATAGTTTTGATAAAAGAGAAATTTTTGACTTTATAAAAGGATTTGAATCAAAAGAGATTATCAATCAAACCGATACACAGATGGATTTGCTTTTAAATGGTGTAAAAGTTACATTTTTTAATGCAAAGTGGAATTTTTTAAAGCCACAAAAAATTGTTGATTTTAATCTTGCAACGATAGAGATGATTGCTGCTATGAAAGTTAATGTACTTTTTTTAAGAGCAAAATATAGAGACTATTATGATATTTACTTTTTAGTTAAAAAATGTATGGGACTCAAAGATATATACAGAGCAAGCGAAAATATAGTTGAGGGAGTAACATTTAAACTTTTTGCCGTAGCACTAATATATATTGATGATATAGAAGATGATAATATAGACTATCTAGAACCGATAAAGAAGATAAAAAAAGAGGCGATTAGAGATTTTTTTCAAAAAGAATTACAAAAATAG
- a CDS encoding type II toxin-antitoxin system HicB family antitoxin, which translates to MVTFEADSASELEINFAKVVDEYLQTCKELGRKPQKTYKGVFNVRIDPKLHQKIHKEALKAGVSLNAFIQNVLTSKVATV; encoded by the coding sequence TTGGTAACTTTTGAAGCAGACAGTGCAAGTGAGCTTGAGATTAACTTTGCTAAAGTTGTTGATGAGTATCTCCAAACTTGTAAAGAGCTAGGAAGAAAACCACAAAAGACATACAAAGGTGTGTTTAATGTCAGAATAGACCCTAAACTACATCAAAAAATTCATAAAGAGGCTTTAAAAGCAGGTGTCTCTTTAAATGCTTTTATTCAAAATGTGCTAACTTCAAAAGTAGCGACAGTATAA